In Silene latifolia isolate original U9 population chromosome 3, ASM4854445v1, whole genome shotgun sequence, a single window of DNA contains:
- the LOC141649027 gene encoding uncharacterized protein LOC141649027 — MVDNPGDPDLLQQEMDMAQDLRELISSRDSFLIQKAKIQWSLEGDLNTNYFHHAIKKRIHLNKNLLGSHTVTNRVNQTVVRQGACCTVEHWNILIKPVTAKEVKHCLFSIPKGKSPGPDGYGSKFFRDAWDIIRDEICAAAINFFDSGKLLS; from the exons ATGGTTGATAACCCTGGTGATCCTGATTTATTGCAGCAGGAAATGGATATGGCTCAGGACCTAAGAGAACTTATCTCATCCAGAGATAGTTTTTTGATTCAAAAAGCCAAAATTCAGTGGTCCTTGGAAGGTGATCTGAATACTAATTactttcatcatgctattaagaAAAGAATTCACCTAAATAAA AACCTCTTAGGGTCTCATACCGTGACTAACAGAGTGAATCAGACTGTAGTGAGACAAGGAGCTTGTTGCACTGTTGAGCACTGGAACATTCTGATTAAACCTGTTACAGCTAAAGAGGTCAAGCATTGTTTGTTTAGTATCCCTAAAGGGAAAtctcctggacctgatggttaTGGTAGTAAATTCTTTAGGGATGCTTGGGATATTATAAGAGATGAGATTTGTGCAGCAGCGATAAATTTCTTTGATTCTGGCAAACTCTTGTCTTAG